One Oncorhynchus kisutch isolate 150728-3 linkage group LG13, Okis_V2, whole genome shotgun sequence DNA window includes the following coding sequences:
- the LOC109902369 gene encoding arrestin domain-containing protein 2 — protein sequence MIFGKLKKFDIVFDSPEIDSPPVFSSGDVVSGKVVLDLAGECKVESLKLHAEGFAKVYWTESRSAGSSTAYTQNYSDEVEYLNRREVLLQADNAELILLPAGRHEFPFSFQLPDETLVTSFEGKHGSVRYWVKVKLHRPWATVRKIKKEFTVIEPIDINTPALLAPQAGSKDKMARVWYHNFGQVSITAKIDRKGYTPGEVIPVFAEFDNATSRSVVPKAYITQTQTFLARGTMKQKQAVVATLSGDVVGAQRRETWHGRAIKIPPVGPSILQCRIIKVEYMLRVCVDVPGTSKLCLELPLVMGTIPLHPFGSRTSSVSSQYSVNLEWLRMAIPEQPEPPPDYSSVVTDEEAEQNTMAHRPEEDLSGIMEHPLRAFVQEFRFRPPPVYCEVDPNPQPLNMRRRCMTC from the exons ATGATTTTCGGCAAATTGAAAAAGTTTGACATCGTCTTTGACTCTCCAGAAATCGACTCTCCTCCAGTTTTCAGCAGTGGGGACGTGGTGTCTGGAAAAGTTGTTTTGGACCTTGCAGGGGAATGTAAAGTGGAGTCGTTGAAGTTGCACGCCGAAGGTTTTGCTAAAGTGTATTGGACCGAGTCTCGTTCGGCTGGGTCTAGTACTGCTTATACTCAAAACTACAGCGACGAAGTGGAATATCTCAACCGAAGAGAAGTGCTTTTACAAGCAG ATAATGCCGAGCTCATCCTCCTCCCTGCTGGAAGACATGAATTTCCATTTAGTTTCCAGTTGCCTGACGA GACACTGGTAACATCTTTCGAAGGCAAGCATGGCAGCGTCCGCTACTGGGTGAAGGTGAAGCTGCATAGGCCCTGGGCTACAGTGAGGAAGATCAAGAAGGAGTTCACAGTCATTGAGCCCATTGACATCAACACACCGGCCTTATTGGCCCCCCAAGCTGGCAGCAAAGACAAGATGGCACGGGTTTGGTACCACAACTTTGGACAGGTGTCGATAACTGCCAAGATTGACCGTAAAGGTTACACACCAG GTGAGGTGATTCCGGTCTTTGCTGAGTTTGACAATGCCACCTCACGCTCTGTGGTGCCCAAGGCCTACATCACACAGACGCAGACGTTCCTCGCCCGGGGCACCATGAAGCAGAAGCAGGCTGTGGTGGCCACGCTTAGTGGCGACGTGGTGGGGGCCCAGCGCAGGGAGACCTGGCATGGCCGCGCCATCAAGATCCCACCAGTCGGGCCCTCCATCCTGCAGTGCCGCATCATCAAAGTGGAATACATGCTCAGG GTATGTGTGGATGTTCCTGGGACCTCTAAGTTGTGCCTAGAGCTGCCGCTGGTGATGGGCACCATCCCCCTGCATCCCTTCGGCAGCCGCACCTCTAGCGTCAGCAGCCAGTACAGTGTCAACCTGGAATGGCTCCGCATGGCCATCCCTGAGCAGCCTGAGC CTCCTCCTGACTACAGCTCTGTGGTGACTGATGAGGAGGCTGAGCAGAACACTATGGCCCACCGTCCTGAGGAGGACCTCAGTGGGATCATGGAGCACCCACTTAGGGCCTTTGTCCAGGAGTTCCGCTTCCGACCCCCTCCGGTGTACTGCGAG GTCGACCCAAACCCTCAGCCCCTCAACATGAGACGTCGCTGCATGACGTGTTGA